The DNA sequence TCCCGCGCCGTTCACGGTGGGCTTCGCCGCCGAGACGGAACGCCTGGCCGAACACGCCCGCACGAAGCGCATGGCCAAGTCGCTGGACATGGTTGCCGCCAACTGGGTGAACGTACCGGGTCTGGGCTTCGATGCCGACGACAACGCGCTGACCATCTATTGGGAGGGCGGTGAGTGTGATCTGCAGCAGGCCTCCAAGACCCAGCTGGCGCGTGCACTGATCGCGCAGATCGCGGCACGCTATACGGCCAAGACACAAAACCCTTCCAGCAGAGACACACCCCGGCATGCAGACGATTCAGCTTAAGATCCTCGACCCGCGCATCGGCACGGAATTTCCGCTCCCCGACTACGCCACCGACGGCTCTGCCGGCCTGGACCTGCGCGCTTGCATCGACGCGCCGCTCGACCTGGCACCCGGCACCAGCGAGCTCATCCCCACCGGACTGGCGATCCACATCGAGGACCCCGGCCTTGCGGCCGTGCTGTTGCCGCGTTCGGGGCTCGGCCACAAGCACGGCATCGTGCTCGGCAACCTGGTCGGGCTGATCGATTCGGACTACCAGGGCCAGTTGTACGTGTCCTGCTGGAACCGCGGTCGGGAGTCCTTTACCATCCAGCCGGGAGAGCGCATTGCGCAGATGGTCATCGTGCCGGTGGTGCGGGCGCAATTCGAGGTGGTCAGCGAATTTTCTGCCAGTCAGCGCGGCGCCGGTGGCTTCGGGCATACCGGGCGGACCTGACGATACCGATAAGACCGCGACAGCAACGGGAAACAGGCCGCGCATGGGATTCAAGCTAGGGAAATTGAAGCCGGCACGGGGTGCGTCCGGTCCGGATGTCCCGCGGGCGACAGGCAAGGGCGGGCGCATCAGCCTGGTGCATGTCGGGGTGCTGATCTTCCTGCTGGCGGCGATCCTCGTCACCGCCATCGCCACCTTCTTCCAGCGGGGCGCCGCCGCTCAGACCGCCGAGGCGCGGCGTCAGGAGATGGCGCTGACGGCCGAGAATCTGGCCGATCGCATCGCCACACAACTCACCCAGAACACCGCCAAGATGGAGATGCTGGTGCGCGACGCGCCGATCATCGATCTGGCGACGCGCCGCGACAGTGCTGCGATCCGGCAGCGCGAGAACGACCTGGGCTATCTGTTTCCGAATTCGGTGCGGGTACGCATCCTGCCGCCGGGCCTGACCGAGGTCGATCCGGATGCCTCGCCGCCACTCAGCTACGCCGCCCTCGACATGTTACGCCAGGCCGAGACCAGCGAGACGCCGCCACTGGCCGAGGTGCATCTGTTCGGTACGCCGCAGCAGCACATCACCCTGGTGCGCCGTATCCTGAGCGCCAGCGGCCGGCGCATCGTCGGTCACCTGATGGTGAGTTTTCCGCTGCCCATGATCCAGGCGGCGCTGGACGAACCGAAACTGCCACGCGGTTACGGCGAGGTATGGCAGGTGGCCGGGAGCGCCGCGCCTGTGGTGCTCGCCCAGCGTGGCACTCGCAGCCTGCGTCGTGACCAACCCACCGTCGAAGTGGCCATTCCCGGCAGCCGCTGGAAGGTCGCCTACTGGGCGGAGGCACGCGGCTTCAGTGATTCGGAGCAGGGCCTGTGGATCGTCGCCGGCAGTGGGGTTGCCATCTTCGGGCTGCTGACCGTGCTGATCCTGCGGTCGTTCGCACGTGCGCTCAAGCAGGATCAGGTCTTGCTCCTCGGCGCCGTGCGTGATGCGCGCGACGGTCGCCTGCAGGCGGACTACGGCCTGCAACTCAAGGAGTGCGCCCAGACGGTGGCGGGGGTGCGGCACATCTTCGAGGCCGAGACCGCGACACCTGTCGCTGCGGCCCCCAAGGCGCCGCCCGGCATCGCCGCGGCGACGGGTGCCGGGGTCTTCGACAACCTCGGCGTCGACCTTGGCACCGTGGGTGTCACCGAGCTGCAGCTGGACCCGACCATCTTCAGGGCCTACGACATCCGCGGGATCGTCAATCAAGGTCTGACGCCGGAGGCAGTCTATGAAATTGGCCGCGCCATCGGCTCGGAGGCGCAGGCGCGCGGGCAGCAGAGCGTGATCGTCGCGCGCGACGGACGCCTGTCCGGGCCGGAGCTCCAGGACAGCCTGGTGCGCGGATTGCGTGCCAGCGGCGTCCACGTCAAGGACATCGGTATGGCACCCACGCCACTGCTGTATTTCGCCACGCACACCCTGGACACGCGCTCGGGCGTGGTGCTCACCGGCAGCCACAATCCGGCGGAGTACAACGGCATGAAGGTGGTGCTGGCCGGCGAGACCCTCAGCGGCACCGGCATCCAGAGGCTGCGTGAACGCATCGAGAACGGCGAGCTCGACAGCGGTAGCGGCGGCTACGAGGAGGTCGACGTCACCGAGGCGTACATCGAGTATATCCATAAAGATGTGCAGCTCGCGCGACCGATGAAGGTAGTCGTCGATTGCGGCAACGGTGTCGCTGGCGAACTCGCGCCGCTGCTGCTGGACCGCATCGGCTGCCGGGTCATCCCGCTGTACTGCGACATCGACGGCCGCTTCCCGAACCACCACCCCGACCCCAGCCAGCCGGAGAATCTCGACGACCTGATCCGTGCGGTACGGGAGCACAATGCGGACATCGGCCTGGCCTTCGATGGTGATGGCGATCGCCTGGGCGTGGTCTCGTCCGCAGGTGAGATCGTCTGGCCGGACCGGCTGCTGATGTTGCTCGCCATGGATGTCCTGGGGCGCAATCCGGGTGCCGAGATCATCTATGACGTGAAATGTTCACGGCATCTGGCCAAGATCATCCGCGACTTCGGCGGCAGTCCGGAGATGTGGAAGACCGGCCATTCGTTCATGAAGGCCCGCATGAAAGAGACCGGTGCGCTGCTGGCGGGCGAGATGAGTGGACACATCTTCATCAAGGAGCGCTGGTTCGGCTTCGACGACGCACTCTATGCGGCCGCGCGCCTGCTGGAAGTACTCTCCAACGACCATCGCGATTCCAGCCGGGTGTTCGCCGCCCTGCCCGGTGGCGTGTGCACGCCCGAGTTGAAGCTGCCGATGGCCGAGGGTGACCCGCAGCGGTTCATGGACAATTTCCTCGCTAACGCTCAATTTCCTGACGCCGAGGTGACGACCATCGACGGCCTGCGTGCCGATTTCTCCGACGGCTGGGGTCTGGTGCGTGCCTCGAATACGATGCCCTGTCTGGTGTTCCGCTTCGAGGGCGACGATCAGGAGGTGCTGGTGCGTATCCAGGACCAGTTCCGCCAGGCGCTACTCGCCACCGACCCGAGCCTCCAACTACCGTTCTGAGTACTTCACCAACGGACATCGAAAGCGCCACGAAGACTACGAAACGTGCGAATGTCACCCGCTATCTTCCATTGCAATGACATTGGTCGTCGTCGGATCCGGTGAGGCTGCTCGGATGTCATCCCGGTGGAATGATGGTAGCCCGGACATCCTGGTGCTGGGGCGGTATTGAATTTTCCGTAGGCTGCGTGGATTTCGTAGCCGGAATTTTGGATGACTCACTGAGTCGATGGAATGGTTTGACTATGACACTCACCGTTGAATCCGCTCGCAACGTCGCCCATGTGCTGAGTGAGGCGATGCCGTATATTCAGCGCTTCCAGGGCAAGACCGTCGTGATCAAGTACGGCGGCAACGCCATGGTCGACACGCAGCTCAAGGAGGGCTTTGCGCGCGACATCGTGCTGATGAAGCTGGTCGGTATCAATCCGGTGGTGGTGCACGGCGGCGGGCCGCAGATCGGTCAGCTGTTGAACAAGATCGGCAAGCAGTCGACCTTCGTGGCCGGCATGCGCGTGACCGACGACGAGACCATGGACGTGGTGGAGATGGTTCTGGGCG is a window from the Gammaproteobacteria bacterium genome containing:
- the dut gene encoding dUTP diphosphatase, whose translation is MQTIQLKILDPRIGTEFPLPDYATDGSAGLDLRACIDAPLDLAPGTSELIPTGLAIHIEDPGLAAVLLPRSGLGHKHGIVLGNLVGLIDSDYQGQLYVSCWNRGRESFTIQPGERIAQMVIVPVVRAQFEVVSEFSASQRGAGGFGHTGRT
- a CDS encoding phosphomannomutase/phosphoglucomutase produces the protein MIQAALDEPKLPRGYGEVWQVAGSAAPVVLAQRGTRSLRRDQPTVEVAIPGSRWKVAYWAEARGFSDSEQGLWIVAGSGVAIFGLLTVLILRSFARALKQDQVLLLGAVRDARDGRLQADYGLQLKECAQTVAGVRHIFEAETATPVAAAPKAPPGIAAATGAGVFDNLGVDLGTVGVTELQLDPTIFRAYDIRGIVNQGLTPEAVYEIGRAIGSEAQARGQQSVIVARDGRLSGPELQDSLVRGLRASGVHVKDIGMAPTPLLYFATHTLDTRSGVVLTGSHNPAEYNGMKVVLAGETLSGTGIQRLRERIENGELDSGSGGYEEVDVTEAYIEYIHKDVQLARPMKVVVDCGNGVAGELAPLLLDRIGCRVIPLYCDIDGRFPNHHPDPSQPENLDDLIRAVREHNADIGLAFDGDGDRLGVVSSAGEIVWPDRLLMLLAMDVLGRNPGAEIIYDVKCSRHLAKIIRDFGGSPEMWKTGHSFMKARMKETGALLAGEMSGHIFIKERWFGFDDALYAAARLLEVLSNDHRDSSRVFAALPGGVCTPELKLPMAEGDPQRFMDNFLANAQFPDAEVTTIDGLRADFSDGWGLVRASNTMPCLVFRFEGDDQEVLVRIQDQFRQALLATDPSLQLPF